In a single window of the Zonotrichia leucophrys gambelii isolate GWCS_2022_RI chromosome 2, RI_Zleu_2.0, whole genome shotgun sequence genome:
- the GARS1 gene encoding glycine--tRNA ligase, with amino-acid sequence MPLPRSVLPALLRLLARPLRSAAAPPAMDGPQAEALLAPLRNAVRQQGELVRKLKEEKAPQVDIDRAVAELKARKRVLEAKELALQPKDDIVDRVKMEDTLKRRFFYDQAFSIYGGVSGLYDFGPVGCALKNNIIQAWRHHFIQEEQILEIDCTMLTPEPVLKTSGHVDKFADFMVKDVKNGECFRADHLLKAHLQKLMSDKKCTAEKKAEMENVLTQLDNYGQQELADLFVNYNVKSPVTGNDLSPPVSFNLMFKTSIGPGGNMPGYLRPETAQGIFLNFKRLLEFNQGKLPFAAAQIGNSFRNEISPRSGLIRVREFTMAEIEHFVDPSEKNHPKFQNVADLNILLYSAKAQVSGQSAHVMRLGDAVQQGVINNSVLGYFIGRIYLFLTKVGVSPEKLRFRQHMENEMAHYACDCWDAESKTSYGWIEIVGCADRSCYDLSCHARATKVPLIAEKHLKEPISVNIVQFEANKGAIGKAYKKDAKVVMEYLSMCDECYINEMEQLLNEKGEFTVETEGKTFLLTKDMVTVKRFQKTLHVEEIIPNVIEPSFGIGRIMYTVFEHTFRIREGDEQRTYFSFPAVVAPFKCSVLPLSQNQEFMPFVKELSEALTRTGISHKVDDAAGSIGRRYARTDEIGVAFGITIDFDTVNRTPHTATLRNRDSMRQIRAEISELPGIIRDLANGYLTWADVEAKYPQFEGQETGKKDTIEE; translated from the exons atgcCGCTTCCCCGTAGCGTCCTGCCCGCCCTGCTGCGCCTCCTCGCCCGCCCGCTTcgctccgccgccgccccccccgccATGGACGGCCCGCAGGCCGAGGCGCTGCTGGCGCCGCTCCGGAACGCGGTGCGGCAGCAG GGAGAGCTGGTGAGGAAGCTGAAGGAAGAGAAAGCTCCCCAGGTGGACATAGACAGAGCTGTAGCAGAGCTCAAAGCTCGGAAGAGAGTTCTAGAAGCAAAG GAGCTGGCCTTACAGCCCAAAGATGACATCGTGGACAGAGTTAAGATGGAAGACACTCTCAAAAGGAGGTTTTTCTATGACCAAGCCTTTTCTATTTATGGAG GAGTCAGTGGTCTGTATGACTTTGGGCCTGTTGGGTGTGCTTTGAAGAACAACATCATCCAAGCATGGAGACATCACTTTATTCAGGAAGAGCAAATCCTGGAGATTGACTGCACCATGCTCACACCTGAGCCGGTTCTAAA GACTTCTGGCCACGTGGACAAGTTTGCTGATTTCATGGTGAAAGATGTGAAAAACGGGGAGTGTTTTCGTGCTGATCATCTCTTaaaag CTCACCTGCAGAAACTGATGTCTGACAAGAagtgcacagcagagaaaaaggcagaaatggaaaatgttctaACACAG TTGGACAATTATGGCCAGCAAGAGCTTGCAGATCTCTTTGTGAACTACAATGTGAAGTCCCCTGTCACTGGGAATGACCTGTCCCCTCCTGTTTCTTTCAATCTGATGTTCAAGACCTCCATTGGGCCTGGAGGAAATATGCCTGG CTATCTGAGGCCAGAAACTGCACAGGGAATATTCCTCAACTTCAAACGTCTGCTGGAGTTTAACCAAGGCAAATTGCCTTTTGCTGCTGCCCAGATTGGAAATTCCTTCAGGAATGAAATCTCACCCCGCTCCGGCCTTATCAGAGTGAG GGAATTCACCATGGCAGAAATTGAGCACTTTGTGGACCCCAGTGAGAAGAACCACCCCAAGTTTCAGAACGTGGCAGATCTGAACATCCTCCTGTACTCAGCCAAGGCGCAGGTCAGCGGGCAGTCAGCGCACGTCATGCGCCTGGGAGACGCTGTCCAGCAG gGTGTGATCAATAACTCTGTCCTGGGTTACTTCATCGGCAGAATCTACCTCTTCCTCACCAAGGTCGGCGTGTCCCCGGAGAAGCTGCGCTTCCGCCAGCACATGGAGAATGAGATGGCTCATTATGCCTGTGACTGCTGGGATGCAGAGTCCAAAACCTCCTAT ggTTGGATTGAGATCGTTGGCTGTGCTGATCGTTCCTGCTATGACCTTTCCTGCCATGCCCGTGCCACCAAAGTTCCTCTCATAGCTGAGAAGCATCTCAAAGAACCTATATC AGTCAACATTGTTCAGTTTGAGGCAAATAAGGGAGCCATTGGCAAAGCTTACAAGAAGGATGCCAAGGTGGTGATGGAATACCTTTCCATGTGTGATGAGTGCTACATCAACGagatggagcagctgctcaACGAGAAAgg gGAATTCACTGTTGAAACTGAAGGGAAAACTTTTCTATTAACAAAGGACATGGTTACTGTGAAGAGATTTCAGAAAACATTACATG TGGAAGAAATCATCCCAAATGTCATTGAGCCCTCGTTTGGCATTGGAAGGATCATGTACACAGTGTTCGAGCACACATTCCGCATCCGGGAAGGAGACGAGCAGAGAACG TACTTCAGCTTCCCAGCTGTTGTAGCACCGTTCAAGTGCTCTGTTCTTCCTCTGAGCCAGAATCAGGAATTCATGCCTTTTGTCAAGGAATTAT ccgaAGCACTGACCAGGACCGGGATCTCCCACAAGGTGGATGATGCAGCGGGGTCCATCGGCCGGCGCTACGCCCGCACGGATGAGATCGGCGTGGCCTTCGGCATCACCATCGACTTTGACACCGTGAACCGCACCCCGCACACGGCCACGCTGCGCAACCGCGACTCCATGCGCCAGATCCGCGCCGAG